Proteins from a genomic interval of Caldicellulosiruptor diazotrophicus:
- a CDS encoding undecaprenyl-phosphate glucose phosphotransferase, producing MHNLGRLYIKIAKIIDIPAILLSFILSWFIKFNSGLFNKPASLDIQTYLLIVALHVPLYLFFLTVSEKESMRSNFKLFSDFMRILRSNIFALLIIVMIFYTIKLIDFSRIFLFIFVILNFLMSILQRLILRRILFSPNSKIISKEKVLFVGQNEISKRLSNIFERNNYQIVGFVVNESDPMNERVVGKIKDIESIVSNNHVDEIIIVLPLNQEKEINYIVDICEKYGIRTYLVPDYFKFIPSKAEIEKIDKIPLINIRYSPLDEWTNRFIKRSFDIVVSLIGLILCLPLFIIIAILIKLTSEGPVLFTQERVGYNRRVFKMHKFRTMYVQDPNEEKIRWTTKNDPRRTPVGKILRRLSLDELPQLWDVLVGNMSLVGPRPERPYFVEKFKEEIPKYMIKHRVRPGITGWAQIHGLRGDTSIEERIKYDIWYIENWSFWLDIKIILATIFGGKFMENAY from the coding sequence ATGCATAACTTGGGACGACTTTATATAAAGATAGCAAAGATTATTGATATTCCAGCAATTTTATTATCATTTATTTTATCGTGGTTTATAAAGTTTAATAGTGGCTTGTTTAATAAGCCAGCCTCATTAGATATACAGACATATTTATTAATTGTTGCTTTACATGTACCTCTGTATTTATTTTTTCTTACAGTATCTGAGAAAGAAAGTATGAGGAGTAATTTCAAATTATTTTCTGATTTTATGAGAATTTTACGATCAAATATATTTGCTCTGCTGATTATAGTGATGATTTTCTATACCATAAAACTTATTGATTTTTCAAGAATTTTTCTTTTTATCTTTGTTATTTTAAACTTTCTTATGTCAATACTTCAAAGACTTATTTTAAGAAGGATCTTGTTCTCACCAAACTCAAAGATAATTTCAAAAGAAAAAGTTCTTTTTGTTGGACAAAATGAGATTTCAAAAAGATTAAGCAATATCTTCGAAAGGAATAACTATCAAATCGTTGGTTTTGTTGTAAATGAAAGCGATCCTATGAATGAGAGAGTTGTGGGGAAAATTAAGGACATAGAAAGCATTGTAAGTAACAACCATGTTGATGAAATAATCATAGTTCTTCCTCTTAATCAGGAAAAAGAAATAAATTACATTGTCGATATTTGCGAAAAGTATGGTATAAGAACATATTTAGTACCAGATTACTTTAAATTTATACCATCAAAAGCAGAAATAGAGAAGATCGATAAAATCCCTTTGATAAACATACGCTATTCTCCGCTTGATGAGTGGACAAACAGGTTTATAAAAAGGAGCTTTGATATTGTTGTCTCTCTAATTGGATTAATCCTCTGTCTTCCTTTATTCATAATCATAGCAATTTTGATAAAATTGACATCAGAAGGGCCAGTTTTGTTCACTCAAGAAAGAGTAGGTTACAACAGACGTGTTTTCAAAATGCACAAGTTCAGAACCATGTATGTTCAAGACCCCAATGAAGAAAAAATAAGATGGACAACGAAGAACGACCCAAGAAGAACTCCAGTTGGCAAGATATTAAGAAGACTTTCTTTAGATGAACTTCCACAGCTTTGGGATGTTCTTGTTGGCAACATGAGTTTAGTTGGGCCAAGGCCGGAAAGACCGTATTTCGTGGAAAAGTTTAAAGAAGAAATTCCAAAATATATGATAAAACACAGAGTCCGACCTGGAATTACCGGGTGGGCTCAGATTCATGGGCTCCGAGGGGATACTTCGATTGAAGAGAGAATAAAATACGATATTTGGTATATAGAAAATTGGTCTTTTTGGCTTGATATTAAAATTATTCTAGCAACCATTTTTGGTGGCAAGTTTATGGAGAATGCATACTGA
- a CDS encoding macro domain-containing protein, which yields MSTKEIFQKITIKKGDITKENVDAIVNAANSHLHHGGGVALAIVKAGGQEIQKESDEIINKIGFLPTGNAVITNAYCLPCKFVIHTVGPIYGEGNEDEKLHKAIYNSLYLAHLYNLKSIAFPAVSSGIFGFPKDRCAKILIDTAIEFLSNIKTSIEKVVFCLFDDETYGYFEEYYKNLLKE from the coding sequence TTGTCCACGAAAGAAATTTTCCAAAAAATCACCATCAAAAAAGGTGATATCACAAAAGAAAATGTTGATGCGATTGTAAATGCGGCAAACAGCCACCTGCACCACGGTGGTGGAGTTGCTCTTGCAATTGTAAAAGCAGGTGGGCAGGAGATACAAAAAGAATCAGATGAAATTATAAATAAGATTGGCTTTCTGCCAACAGGAAATGCTGTTATAACAAATGCTTACTGCTTGCCTTGCAAGTTTGTAATCCATACTGTTGGTCCAATCTATGGTGAAGGCAATGAGGATGAAAAACTCCATAAAGCAATCTACAATAGCCTGTATCTTGCTCACCTTTATAATTTAAAAAGTATAGCATTTCCGGCTGTATCAAGTGGCATATTTGGATTTCCAAAGGACAGGTGCGCAAAGATTTTGATTGATACTGCTATTGAGTTTTTAAGCAATATTAAAACAAGCATTGAAAAGGTTGTGTTTTGCCTGTTTGATGATGAAACTTATGGTTATTTTGAAGAGTATTATAAAAATTTACTAAAAGAATAA
- a CDS encoding coiled-coil domain-containing protein has product MSEREMLEKIVLGIEELKSDVKEVKIRLDRVEERLDRVEERLDRVEERLDRVEERLDRVEERLDRVEERLDRVEERLDKLEERLGRVEERVGELEVKVYALEREISTIKNDIRNMQTEMQGMQVEMKNMQTEIQSLRQAVLENTGCIDTLFNAFGGVMQFKADIENFKAEINRFKEEASTKVENLVEVTNKIKEEYGRHDIDLRIMKEKIGILI; this is encoded by the coding sequence ATGTCAGAAAGAGAAATGTTAGAAAAGATTGTCTTAGGCATTGAGGAACTAAAAAGCGATGTAAAAGAAGTAAAAATTAGACTTGACAGGGTTGAAGAAAGACTTGACAGGGTTGAAGAAAGACTTGACAGGGTTGAAGAAAGACTTGACAGGGTTGAAGAAAGACTTGACAGGGTTGAAGAAAGGCTTGACAGGGTTGAAGAAAGACTTGACAGGGTTGAAGAAAGACTTGATAAGCTTGAGGAAAGGCTTGGTAGGGTTGAGGAAAGAGTTGGTGAACTTGAAGTAAAGGTTTATGCTTTGGAAAGAGAAATTTCTACTATCAAAAATGACATCAGAAATATGCAAACAGAGATGCAGGGTATGCAAGTAGAGATGAAAAATATGCAAACAGAAATTCAAAGCTTAAGACAAGCTGTATTAGAAAATACAGGATGCATAGATACTCTTTTCAATGCTTTTGGAGGGGTTATGCAATTTAAAGCAGATATAGAGAATTTTAAAGCTGAGATAAACAGATTTAAAGAGGAAGCTTCAACTAAAGTAGAAAATCTTGTTGAAGTTACTAACAAAATAAAAGAAGAATATGGTAGACATGACATTGATCTTAGGATTATGAAAGAAAAAATAGGAATTTTAATATAA
- a CDS encoding IS607 family transposase, with translation MLLSMQKVKEIYSISRRTLINWEKEGLITPVRTPKGRRRYKKEDIEKLLGMIEEKPKPTVVLYARVSTKKQEEYLKNQIRRLEEYANSQGWQYETISEIASGVNENRRGLLKLLNKIKRGEVEKVVVEYPDRLARFGFEYLKFFMESYGVELIVLNGQENEEDINKELAEDLIAIVTFFAARIYGRRGAKKHDNYTSETDI, from the coding sequence ATGTTATTAAGTATGCAAAAAGTAAAAGAAATATACTCAATCAGTCGAAGGACACTTATAAACTGGGAGAAAGAGGGGTTAATTACTCCTGTTAGAACCCCAAAGGGTAGAAGAAGGTATAAAAAAGAAGACATAGAAAAACTACTGGGTATGATAGAGGAAAAACCAAAGCCAACCGTTGTTTTGTATGCAAGGGTATCAACAAAAAAGCAAGAAGAGTACCTTAAAAATCAGATTAGAAGACTTGAAGAATATGCCAATTCTCAGGGGTGGCAGTATGAGACTATATCTGAGATAGCGAGTGGGGTAAACGAGAACAGAAGGGGACTGTTGAAACTTTTGAACAAGATTAAGAGAGGAGAAGTTGAAAAAGTTGTAGTGGAGTATCCTGACAGACTTGCAAGGTTTGGGTTTGAATATCTCAAATTTTTCATGGAAAGCTATGGAGTAGAGCTTATAGTGCTAAACGGTCAAGAAAACGAAGAAGACATAAACAAAGAACTGGCAGAGGATTTAATAGCGATAGTAACATTTTTTGCAGCAAGGATTTACGGAAGAAGAGGTGCGAAAAAACATGATAACTATACAAGCGAAACTGATATTTGA
- a CDS encoding IS200/IS605 family accessory protein TnpB-related protein — protein sequence MITIQAKLIFESSEDKKQVLDLMRRWTSCMRFAYKRLLEGWDRNTLKRELQGIFNLNSRYVDDAIMKARSILEACKQSGEDPRKVVFGGRQLFEKLKRRHINGKPYKKLKIEWQEKRKGNLYSKGDRSKKGNLNTRIEIDGDSTKLRINVGEREYVYATIQPGWKMKDGTYTDRNQLLQAISTCGEPYSAQLKLRNGVVYAYFAVEEVFPKPTITRANGVIGIDTNAYPKNVAWVETDEQGQLLGYGEIPMPELENSSFDKKEYYRWQYAHRIVQMAKGKQKAIVIESLNIQDRGRRGDFSGRKSRRIRHYFGYRLLLKKVKLLAKREGIEVIEVNPAYTSVIGILKYAPQFMVTKDIAAAYVIARRGLGLNERIPSNYMELLSRLDTSSLEELKEHVSKTVKNVRLRKKQHKEIEYVMRMIQSLGSEPGRLPEPLDGTSEGSRSRDYNLWRVLRVAVVTPLSPDRVLRDMSVLKSILVLGQVGRPKIGASSCFLGQGRLCNFAQFG from the coding sequence ATGATAACTATACAAGCGAAACTGATATTTGAAAGTAGCGAAGATAAAAAACAAGTATTAGACCTTATGAGAAGATGGACTTCGTGTATGAGATTTGCATACAAAAGGCTTTTAGAAGGCTGGGATAGAAATACCCTCAAAAGAGAACTTCAGGGGATTTTCAATTTGAACTCAAGGTATGTAGACGATGCAATAATGAAAGCAAGGAGCATCTTGGAAGCTTGCAAGCAAAGTGGCGAAGACCCAAGAAAAGTTGTGTTTGGTGGCAGGCAGCTTTTTGAAAAACTCAAGAGGCGGCATATAAACGGCAAGCCTTACAAAAAACTCAAGATTGAATGGCAGGAGAAAAGGAAGGGGAATCTGTATTCAAAAGGGGACAGGAGCAAGAAAGGTAATCTCAATACACGGATTGAGATAGATGGGGATTCTACCAAACTCAGAATCAACGTAGGAGAAAGGGAGTACGTATATGCGACGATACAGCCTGGATGGAAGATGAAAGACGGAACGTACACAGACAGGAATCAACTGCTACAGGCGATAAGTACTTGTGGAGAACCCTACTCCGCCCAGCTGAAACTCAGAAACGGTGTAGTATATGCCTACTTTGCTGTTGAAGAAGTTTTCCCAAAGCCTACGATAACGAGAGCGAATGGAGTTATAGGGATAGACACGAACGCATATCCCAAGAATGTGGCATGGGTAGAAACAGATGAGCAGGGACAACTTCTGGGATATGGTGAGATACCGATGCCAGAGCTTGAAAATAGCAGCTTTGACAAGAAGGAGTATTACAGGTGGCAGTATGCACACAGGATAGTACAGATGGCAAAGGGAAAACAAAAAGCCATAGTGATTGAAAGTCTTAACATACAGGACAGGGGAAGAAGAGGAGACTTTTCAGGTAGAAAATCAAGACGGATAAGGCATTACTTTGGATACAGGTTACTTTTAAAGAAGGTAAAACTTTTAGCAAAGCGAGAGGGAATAGAAGTTATAGAGGTTAATCCAGCATATACATCGGTAATAGGTATTTTGAAGTACGCACCGCAGTTTATGGTGACAAAAGATATAGCAGCAGCATATGTGATAGCAAGAAGAGGGCTTGGGTTAAATGAGAGGATACCGTCAAACTATATGGAACTTCTTAGCAGGCTTGATACCAGTAGTTTGGAAGAACTAAAAGAGCATGTGAGCAAAACGGTGAAGAATGTACGTTTAAGGAAGAAGCAGCATAAGGAGATTGAATATGTAATGCGGATGATACAAAGCCTTGGGAGTGAGCCAGGGAGACTACCTGAGCCACTGGATGGAACAAGCGAGGGTAGTCGTAGTAGAGACTACAATCTCTGGCGAGTTCTCAGGGTAGCGGTGGTAACTCCACTCTCTCCTGACAGGGTACTGCGTGACATGTCTGTCCTGAAATCGATATTGGTTTTGGGGCAAGTGGGGAGACCGAAAATCGGCGCGAGTTCCTGTTTCTTGGGACAGGGACGGCTGTGCAATTTTGCACAGTTTGGTTAA